CTTCGAGTCTCATCAAGCATTGTCACTTTAAACGGCAGACCATTTTGTTTGCATCTGTTAATAAAAGCTTCAGTCACTAAATGTTCGTTTCCTGGCGGATTAGAGCTGTCGATTTGAAGCAGCTGCTGAAGAAACTGAATGTCATTCATTAATCCGCCTCCACTATTTGCATTTTAATAGGGGTCACTTTAAACCCATTAACCGGTGCCATGTCCTGGGAACAGGTTGTACAGGCAATGACAACATCGCACAATGCTTTCAGCCTTATGTAATCACCAGGCTTGGAAAGAGGCTCGGTAATGACATAATCACCAGCATCATCAAGGACATTATTCATAAATATATTGATGGGATCCGGAATGACAGGGGGTGAATATCATACTTTTTCAAAGCAGCCGCAATATTATCATGGCAATTTGGGTGATCCTCCTTGCCAAAATCAACTTTATAGCGGTAATAATCACAAGCAGGAAAGAAGAAATCATGTTTTCCAACAGTGTCTTCCACTAGCTGCATCAGCGGGCGGCGGCGGTTGCTGTAAAGCCAATCTCCCGTTTTAAGCCGAATGCTGCTTAATGAGGCACGCATATGAACAGGTGAAACATGTTCCTCAGGATCTTTATAGTTAAAACAGACAAAATCCCCCACTTGTTTTCCTTCCATATCAATAATAATGAGCTCTTCTCCTTTGTGAATCAGGGCGCTTCTTCCTTCATAAGGGGGATAATCATTTCGTCTCTGATCTTCCCCCTGTTAAAAACCTCTTTCATTTGATCACCAACCTTTGTTGTTATTCAATGAAAACGGCAACAGCACGAACTGGAGATCCCGTTCCTTTTCGAATCCTGAGCGGCAGTCCGAAATATAGAAATCGCATTCCTGCAATCTGATCGAGATTACAGAGATTTTCCGTATTGGTTATCCCATATTCCCGGCAAATGAGGTGCCCGGAATACTTCGGATCATCCGGATGGTCAATGGCCGGGGCATCGATGCCTATATTGACCGCACCTTTTTCAGCCAGCCATTTTGCTGCTTGATAATTCAGGCCCGTGTAGGTTGTGAGCCATTTGTCTGTACCATAAGAGCGAT
This window of the Cytobacillus pseudoceanisediminis genome carries:
- a CDS encoding urea carboxylase-associated family protein; this translates as MEGKQVGDFVCFNYKDPEEHVSPVHMRASLSSIRLKTGDWLYSNRRRPLMQLVEDTVGKHDFFFPACDYYRYKVDFGKEDHPNCHDNIAAALKKYDIHPLSFRIPSIYL